Proteins encoded together in one Lysinibacter cavernae window:
- the rsfS gene encoding ribosome silencing factor, with the protein MTASATSLESLNVAVAAAADKMGENFVALDVSALFPLADIFLMVSGRSERNVQAISDEVEDKLLESGVKRVRREGRSAGRWVLLDFGDVIVHVFHQDERSYYDLERLWKDCPAIPVEQPVEQLEN; encoded by the coding sequence ATGACCGCATCAGCTACCTCACTCGAGTCTCTGAATGTTGCCGTTGCGGCGGCGGCAGACAAGATGGGGGAGAACTTCGTTGCGCTTGACGTTTCGGCGTTGTTCCCGCTCGCCGATATTTTCCTTATGGTCAGCGGTCGTTCTGAACGAAACGTTCAAGCGATTTCCGACGAAGTTGAGGACAAGCTCCTTGAATCCGGAGTCAAGCGTGTCCGCCGTGAGGGCCGTTCGGCTGGTCGCTGGGTTCTTCTTGATTTTGGTGACGTCATTGTCCACGTGTTTCACCAGGATGAGCGTTCATACTATGACCTCGAGCGCCTCTGGAAGGATTGCCCTGCGATCCCGGTCGAGCAGCCTGTCGAGCAGCTCGAAAACTAA
- the proB gene encoding glutamate 5-kinase: protein MRAVTSRSGIPSARRIVVKVGSSSISGENAAQIATLVDALAVCHASGTEVILVSSGAIATGMPLLRLDDRPDDLATQQAAAAVGQNALVVRYQDSLDRYGILAGQVLLTAGDLEHEKPRSNAKRAMDRLLGLRVLPIVNENDTVATHEIRFGDNDRLASLVAELVQADCLVLLSDVDALYTRPPLEPGAERIENIPFGDSLTGVTIGSVGTGVGTGGALTKVAAARHATQAGAGVLLTSTGNAARALRGEHVGTWFEPAPLH from the coding sequence CTGAGAGCAGTAACTAGCCGTTCGGGCATCCCCAGCGCTCGGCGCATTGTTGTCAAGGTGGGCTCATCATCGATTAGCGGTGAGAACGCCGCCCAGATCGCGACGCTTGTTGATGCGTTGGCCGTGTGCCACGCATCCGGAACCGAGGTCATCCTCGTGTCGAGTGGAGCGATCGCGACGGGGATGCCGCTGCTGCGCCTCGATGATCGCCCTGACGACCTTGCCACGCAGCAGGCTGCCGCTGCCGTCGGCCAAAACGCGCTTGTCGTCCGGTATCAAGACTCGCTTGATCGCTACGGCATTCTCGCGGGGCAGGTGCTTTTGACCGCCGGTGACCTTGAGCATGAGAAGCCACGCAGCAACGCAAAACGCGCGATGGACAGACTGCTTGGGTTGAGAGTATTGCCAATTGTCAATGAAAACGACACGGTTGCAACTCACGAAATTCGATTTGGTGACAACGACCGCCTTGCATCACTGGTTGCTGAGCTGGTTCAGGCAGATTGCCTTGTGCTGCTTTCTGACGTGGATGCGCTCTACACGCGCCCACCGCTTGAGCCAGGTGCCGAGCGTATCGAGAACATCCCCTTTGGAGACAGTCTCACTGGTGTGACAATCGGTTCGGTTGGCACGGGCGTTGGTACAGGGGGAGCCCTCACCAAGGTTGCCGCTGCACGGCATGCCACGCAGGCGGGAGCGGGAGTCCTGCTCACATCAACCGGGAACGCGGCGCGGGCGTTACGTGGGGAACACGTCGGCACATGGTTTGAGCCTGCCCCGCTACACTAA
- the rpmA gene encoding 50S ribosomal protein L27 — MAHKKGASSTRNGRDSNAQRLGVKRFGGQVVGAGEIIVRQRGTHFHPGVNVGRGGDDTLFALAAGSVEFGTKGGRKVVNIVAAAE; from the coding sequence ATGGCACATAAAAAGGGTGCGAGTTCCACTCGCAACGGTCGTGACTCGAACGCACAGCGCCTTGGCGTGAAGCGCTTCGGTGGTCAGGTTGTCGGCGCAGGCGAGATCATCGTTCGCCAGCGTGGTACCCACTTCCACCCCGGCGTGAACGTCGGACGTGGCGGCGACGACACCCTGTTTGCTCTCGCAGCAGGCTCGGTTGAGTTTGGCACAAAGGGCGGCCGCAAGGTTGTCAACATTGTTGCTGCAGCCGAATAG
- a CDS encoding Rne/Rng family ribonuclease, translated as MVENNTEQNIPNDHSDHEAVAGGAAFGGTAEQLSLSVPGVSLENIASVVDSAATAAESKTAPAESSQQQTAEGVTAAAAGAGEATASAPVSDKPQPVVELSPIEKFQSTTAITFLAPNLPPVEFRAPRRREDDRAPQFDDYDDEPTVRRRTRRRADEDPRPLSDDPNTIVKVRKPREKAPLITEPQKVKGSTRLEAKKQRRRDGREAGRRRSVITESEFLARRESVDRVMVVRSKNDRIQIGVLEDGILAEHYVARSQEGSLIGNVYLGRVQNVLPSMEAAFVDIGRGRNAVLYSGEVDWDAVETGNQPRKIEFALKAGDTVLVQVTKDPVGHKGARLTSQISLPGRYLVYVPNGSMNGISRKLPDTERARLKKILKEVLPDNAGVIVRTAAEGASEEQLTLDVTRLTKQWESISAQVAGGQAPQLLHGEPDMLIKIVRDVFNEDFTKMVISGDDAQSTIQTYLEQVAPDLVERVERYEGTRDLFDEYRISEQISKALDRKVWLPSGGSLVIDRTEAMTVIDVNTGKFVGSGGNLEETVTKNNLEAAEEVVRQLRLRDIGGIIVVDFIDMVLESNRDLVLRRMVECLSRDRTKHQVAEVTSLGLVQMTRKKLGLGLLESFSEPCEVCAGRGIVIHHEPVEKHRSNQGEPRRRKGGNQQQNQAPVAAPAAQAHAITDDAKNALAQIAASTIVHPVKEDGTVDVPAAEVAEKTEPRRGRKRASRRSSSDAQQSAASQQASSPAESDTVSSSRDRASGSADNFSVEVGESHEPSTAAEVPILGIPVVAKSERPARVSMHDAEQILGSVLDSLPEPPAPGRSRSRSRRVTTSALKGGTLTSEDSQES; from the coding sequence ATGGTGGAAAACAATACAGAACAGAATATCCCGAACGATCATTCGGACCACGAGGCCGTTGCCGGAGGGGCCGCGTTTGGCGGTACCGCCGAACAGCTTTCGCTGAGTGTTCCAGGCGTTTCGCTCGAGAACATTGCTTCGGTTGTCGATTCTGCAGCAACTGCGGCAGAGTCAAAGACCGCGCCAGCTGAGTCGTCGCAGCAGCAGACGGCCGAGGGTGTAACCGCCGCGGCAGCTGGAGCGGGGGAGGCAACCGCATCGGCCCCTGTTTCCGACAAGCCGCAGCCAGTTGTTGAACTGAGCCCAATCGAGAAGTTTCAGTCAACAACGGCCATTACTTTCCTCGCGCCGAACCTGCCGCCAGTAGAGTTCAGGGCCCCGCGTCGCCGCGAAGACGATAGGGCTCCCCAGTTTGACGACTATGACGACGAGCCGACGGTTCGCCGCCGCACGCGCCGCAGAGCCGATGAAGACCCTCGTCCGCTCAGCGACGACCCAAACACCATTGTTAAGGTTCGTAAGCCGCGCGAAAAGGCGCCGCTCATTACCGAGCCGCAGAAGGTGAAGGGTTCAACTCGCCTTGAAGCAAAGAAGCAGCGTCGCCGCGATGGCCGCGAAGCCGGACGCCGCCGTAGCGTCATTACCGAGTCAGAGTTCCTTGCCCGCCGCGAGTCGGTAGACCGGGTCATGGTTGTTCGCTCGAAGAATGACCGCATTCAGATTGGTGTGCTTGAAGACGGCATCCTCGCAGAGCACTACGTCGCTCGGTCGCAAGAGGGATCGCTGATTGGCAACGTCTACCTCGGTCGTGTGCAGAACGTTCTTCCCAGCATGGAAGCGGCCTTTGTTGATATCGGACGCGGCCGCAACGCCGTGCTGTATTCTGGCGAAGTTGACTGGGATGCGGTAGAAACCGGCAACCAGCCCCGCAAAATTGAGTTTGCGCTCAAGGCCGGCGACACCGTCCTTGTGCAGGTCACGAAAGACCCGGTTGGACACAAGGGCGCCCGCCTGACCAGCCAGATTTCGCTTCCTGGCCGCTACCTCGTTTACGTGCCCAATGGCTCCATGAATGGCATCTCGCGCAAACTTCCCGACACCGAGCGTGCACGCCTCAAGAAGATTCTCAAAGAGGTTCTTCCTGACAATGCTGGTGTTATCGTGCGTACCGCCGCCGAGGGTGCGAGTGAAGAACAGCTCACGCTTGACGTCACGCGTCTCACGAAGCAGTGGGAATCCATTAGCGCTCAGGTTGCCGGTGGACAGGCTCCGCAGCTGCTGCACGGTGAGCCAGACATGCTTATCAAGATCGTTCGCGACGTCTTCAACGAAGACTTCACCAAAATGGTGATTTCCGGCGATGACGCTCAGAGCACCATTCAGACCTACCTCGAGCAGGTTGCCCCCGACCTCGTTGAGCGGGTTGAGCGCTACGAAGGAACCCGCGACCTGTTCGACGAGTACCGCATCTCGGAGCAGATCTCGAAGGCCCTTGACCGCAAGGTATGGCTGCCCTCGGGCGGCTCGCTCGTCATTGACCGCACAGAGGCAATGACGGTGATCGATGTGAACACCGGAAAGTTTGTTGGTTCCGGTGGAAACCTCGAAGAGACGGTGACCAAGAACAACCTCGAGGCTGCAGAAGAGGTCGTTCGCCAGCTCCGGCTGCGCGACATCGGTGGCATCATCGTTGTTGACTTCATCGATATGGTTCTTGAGTCCAACCGTGACCTCGTCCTTCGCCGCATGGTTGAGTGCCTCAGCCGTGACCGTACAAAGCACCAGGTCGCCGAGGTCACCTCGCTTGGTCTTGTGCAGATGACGCGTAAGAAGCTTGGCCTTGGTCTGCTTGAGTCATTTAGCGAGCCGTGTGAGGTGTGTGCTGGGCGAGGCATTGTTATCCATCACGAGCCCGTTGAGAAGCACCGTTCTAACCAGGGTGAACCGCGTCGCCGTAAGGGTGGCAATCAACAGCAGAACCAGGCGCCAGTTGCCGCCCCTGCTGCCCAAGCCCACGCCATCACCGATGATGCCAAGAATGCCCTTGCCCAGATTGCGGCAAGCACCATCGTGCACCCGGTCAAGGAAGACGGCACCGTTGACGTGCCAGCGGCTGAGGTTGCTGAAAAGACAGAGCCGCGTCGTGGCCGCAAGCGTGCTTCACGCCGTTCGTCATCCGATGCTCAGCAGTCGGCTGCGTCGCAGCAGGCGTCATCACCTGCTGAGTCTGACACGGTGTCCTCGTCGCGCGATAGGGCATCGGGATCTGCAGATAACTTCTCGGTGGAGGTTGGCGAGTCCCACGAGCCTTCAACCGCTGCTGAGGTGCCCATTCTCGGGATTCCCGTTGTTGCGAAGTCTGAGCGCCCTGCGCGTGTGAGCATGCATGACGCTGAGCAGATCCTTGGATCCGTTCTTGACTCCCTGCCAGAGCCTCCCGCTCCTGGCCGCAGTCGCTCGCGCAGCCGCCGGGTGACGACGTCAGCGCTGAAGGGCGGCACACTGACGAGCGAAGACTCGCAGGAATCCTAG
- the obgE gene encoding GTPase ObgE, with translation MATFVDRVVLHLSAGDGGNGCVSVRREKFKPLAGPDGGNGGHGGDIVLVSDPQVTTLLSYHRYPHQTSDSGTFGMGDNRHGSNGEPLELRVPIGTVVTDDEGNELIDFSEPHLRYVVAKGGLGGLGNASLATQKRKAPGFALLGTPGEKLDIHLELKTMADIALVGFPSAGKSSLIAAISAARPKIADYPFTTLQPNLGVVQAGNTRFTVADVPGLIEGASEGKGLGLDFLRHVERCSALLHVLDCATLEPGRDPLSDLDIILAELEAYPVAEGEIPLSKRPQLIALNKADVPEARELAEFVRPELEARGYKVFTISAVAHDGLKALTYALAEVVEQHRAAELAAPVAPRIIIRPTAVDKLPFTVRVEGGTYGNIYRVLGQKPERWVAQTDFANDEAVGYLADRLNKLGVEDGLFKAGAVAGSTVVIGEGDGVIFDWEPTLTSTAELITAPRGADLRLDENQRPTHKTRREIYLDRMDAKAEARAELEREREAGLWKDEDTESSN, from the coding sequence GTGGCTACGTTTGTCGATCGCGTCGTATTGCATTTGAGCGCGGGAGATGGTGGCAATGGTTGTGTCTCTGTCCGCCGCGAGAAGTTTAAGCCCCTCGCGGGTCCTGACGGCGGGAACGGCGGGCACGGTGGGGACATCGTGCTCGTCTCAGACCCGCAGGTAACAACGCTGCTTTCATATCACCGTTACCCTCACCAGACATCCGATTCCGGAACGTTTGGTATGGGCGACAACCGTCACGGTTCTAACGGCGAACCACTTGAGCTCAGGGTCCCCATCGGCACGGTTGTGACCGATGATGAAGGCAACGAACTCATTGACTTTTCCGAGCCCCACCTGCGCTACGTTGTGGCTAAGGGTGGCCTCGGCGGCCTCGGAAACGCCTCGCTTGCAACGCAAAAGCGCAAGGCGCCTGGGTTCGCGCTGCTTGGTACCCCAGGCGAGAAGCTCGACATCCATCTTGAGCTCAAGACCATGGCCGATATCGCACTTGTTGGCTTTCCTTCGGCAGGCAAATCGAGCCTCATCGCGGCCATTTCCGCCGCGCGGCCCAAGATTGCCGATTACCCCTTTACCACGCTGCAGCCGAACCTTGGCGTTGTCCAGGCTGGAAACACCCGGTTTACCGTTGCGGATGTTCCTGGGCTCATCGAGGGGGCAAGCGAAGGAAAGGGTCTCGGACTCGACTTCCTCCGTCACGTTGAGCGTTGCAGTGCTCTGTTGCACGTGCTCGACTGTGCAACTCTCGAACCAGGCCGCGACCCGCTGAGCGACCTCGACATTATCCTTGCTGAACTTGAGGCCTACCCTGTTGCAGAGGGGGAGATTCCACTGAGCAAGCGTCCGCAGCTCATTGCGCTGAACAAGGCAGACGTTCCTGAGGCCCGTGAACTGGCCGAATTTGTTCGCCCCGAGCTCGAGGCCCGCGGTTACAAGGTGTTCACGATCTCTGCCGTCGCTCACGACGGGCTGAAAGCGCTGACCTACGCCCTCGCGGAGGTAGTCGAACAGCACCGTGCGGCGGAACTTGCCGCACCGGTTGCCCCTCGCATCATCATCCGCCCAACGGCGGTCGACAAACTGCCTTTCACCGTTCGCGTTGAGGGCGGCACCTACGGAAACATCTACCGCGTGCTCGGCCAGAAGCCAGAGCGCTGGGTTGCCCAGACCGACTTTGCGAACGACGAGGCCGTTGGTTACCTGGCCGACCGCCTCAACAAGCTTGGCGTTGAGGATGGCCTGTTTAAGGCAGGAGCCGTTGCGGGCTCCACCGTCGTTATCGGCGAGGGCGACGGCGTCATCTTCGATTGGGAGCCAACGCTCACCTCCACGGCCGAACTCATCACGGCGCCTCGCGGCGCTGACCTCCGACTTGACGAGAACCAGCGTCCAACGCATAAGACTCGTCGTGAGATTTATCTTGACCGCATGGATGCCAAGGCAGAAGCGCGTGCCGAGCTGGAGCGTGAGCGCGAGGCCGGCCTCTGGAAGGACGAGGACACTGAGAGCAGTAACTAG
- a CDS encoding glutamate-5-semialdehyde dehydrogenase, with protein sequence MALSDDLLHQFNLKLSAVSEASRVLSTSHTLIKNAALESIARLLEQRADEVVAANAEDLARGRANGMTDGLIDRLTLTAERIAALAAAVREIIGLADPVGVVSRGSMLPNGVAIAQLRVPFGVVGAIYEARPNVTIDIAALAIKSGNCVVLRGGSAAESSNRVLVAIIQAALVEAGLPADAVHTIDEFGRDGAAQLMRSRGLVDVLVPRGSAELIQTVVNESTVPVLETGAGIVHVFLDESADLDMAVNIVLNAKVQRPSVCNAVETVLIHRDAAARILPVLAGALEQQNVELRGCPRSQSLVPGMIGATEDDWATEYMDLILSVRIVDSLDEAIDHIRTYSTKHTESIITERVSQAERFLAEVDSAVVMVNASTRFTDGGEFGFGAEVGISTQKLHARGPMGLPELTTTKWQVRGNGQTRS encoded by the coding sequence ATGGCCCTCAGCGACGACCTTCTTCACCAGTTCAACCTCAAGCTTTCCGCGGTTTCCGAGGCGAGCAGAGTGCTTTCTACGTCACATACCCTGATCAAGAATGCGGCACTTGAGTCGATTGCGCGCTTGCTTGAGCAGCGCGCCGACGAGGTTGTTGCGGCGAACGCAGAAGATCTTGCTCGGGGACGGGCCAACGGCATGACCGACGGCCTGATCGATCGCCTCACCCTTACCGCAGAGCGCATTGCCGCGTTGGCGGCGGCCGTGCGCGAGATTATTGGCCTTGCTGACCCCGTTGGGGTTGTTTCACGGGGTAGTATGTTGCCGAACGGTGTTGCTATTGCGCAGCTTCGGGTACCTTTTGGGGTTGTTGGTGCTATCTACGAGGCCCGACCCAACGTCACCATTGATATCGCGGCCCTTGCAATCAAGAGCGGTAACTGCGTTGTGCTTCGTGGCGGTTCTGCCGCCGAATCATCAAACAGGGTACTTGTCGCAATTATCCAGGCCGCCCTCGTTGAAGCTGGGCTGCCGGCTGATGCCGTTCATACGATCGATGAGTTTGGCCGCGACGGAGCCGCCCAGCTGATGCGCTCACGCGGGCTCGTTGATGTACTTGTTCCACGAGGCAGCGCTGAGCTTATCCAGACCGTCGTGAACGAGTCGACGGTTCCTGTACTCGAAACCGGTGCCGGAATTGTGCACGTGTTTCTTGATGAATCTGCTGACCTCGACATGGCTGTCAATATTGTGCTCAATGCGAAGGTGCAGCGCCCGAGCGTGTGTAACGCGGTCGAGACGGTGCTCATCCATCGGGATGCCGCGGCGCGAATATTGCCGGTGCTCGCCGGGGCGCTCGAACAGCAGAACGTCGAACTTCGCGGATGCCCCCGCAGCCAGTCGCTTGTTCCTGGCATGATTGGCGCCACCGAGGATGACTGGGCAACCGAGTACATGGACCTCATCCTTTCGGTACGTATCGTTGATTCGCTCGATGAGGCCATTGACCACATCCGCACGTACTCGACCAAGCACACCGAATCGATCATCACCGAGCGTGTGAGCCAAGCCGAACGCTTCCTTGCCGAGGTTGATTCCGCCGTTGTAATGGTCAACGCCTCAACACGGTTCACCGATGGGGGAGAATTCGGATTTGGTGCTGAAGTTGGCATCTCGACGCAGAAATTGCACGCTCGCGGGCCAATGGGCCTTCCCGAACTGACGACTACAAAATGGCAAGTCAGAGGAAATGGTCAGACGAGAAGCTAG
- the nadD gene encoding nicotinate-nucleotide adenylyltransferase translates to MSISRVERPRIGVMGGTFDPIHHGHLVAASEVAQHFNLDEVVFVPTGEPWQKSNVTDGEHRYLMTVIATAANPRFTVSRVDIDRHGPTYTVDTLRDIRAARPNAELFFISGADAVEQILGWKDVDQLWDLAHFIAVSRPGHDLSISGLPERGVSLLEVPALAISSTDCRSRVNRGFPVWYLVPDGVVQYISKHHLYGVTE, encoded by the coding sequence ATGAGCATCTCCCGAGTGGAACGCCCGCGCATTGGCGTCATGGGTGGAACATTCGATCCGATTCATCACGGTCACCTTGTGGCAGCCAGCGAAGTCGCCCAGCACTTTAACCTCGATGAGGTTGTGTTTGTGCCAACCGGTGAGCCCTGGCAGAAAAGCAACGTCACTGACGGTGAACATCGATACCTGATGACCGTCATCGCGACGGCCGCCAACCCTCGATTCACCGTCAGTCGCGTAGATATTGATCGTCACGGGCCAACGTATACGGTTGATACCCTGCGCGATATTCGCGCCGCGCGTCCGAATGCCGAACTGTTTTTCATCAGTGGTGCGGATGCGGTTGAGCAAATTCTTGGGTGGAAAGATGTCGACCAGCTCTGGGACCTCGCACACTTTATTGCAGTATCCCGCCCCGGCCACGATCTGAGTATTTCGGGTTTGCCAGAGCGGGGCGTAAGCTTATTAGAAGTGCCTGCACTGGCGATTTCATCTACAGACTGCCGAAGCCGGGTCAATCGGGGGTTCCCCGTCTGGTATTTGGTGCCTGACGGAGTCGTTCAGTACATTTCTAAGCACCACCTATACGGAGTTACGGAATGA
- the rplU gene encoding 50S ribosomal protein L21, with the protein MVYAVVRAGGRQERVEVGTILTVDRIKGDDKGKVQLPAVLLVDGDKITTDADSLAKVKVVAEVLEDLRGPKIVIQKFKNKTGYKKRQGHRQELTRIKVTGIK; encoded by the coding sequence GTGGTTTACGCAGTAGTGCGCGCCGGCGGTCGGCAAGAACGAGTAGAGGTCGGAACGATCCTCACCGTTGACCGTATCAAGGGCGATGACAAGGGCAAGGTTCAGCTTCCTGCCGTTCTTTTGGTTGATGGTGACAAGATCACCACCGACGCCGACTCACTGGCAAAGGTGAAGGTTGTTGCCGAGGTTCTTGAGGATCTCCGCGGCCCCAAGATCGTTATCCAGAAGTTCAAGAACAAAACGGGCTACAAGAAGCGCCAGGGCCACCGCCAGGAGCTTACCCGTATCAAGGTCACGGGCATCAAGTAG